One window of the Anolis sagrei isolate rAnoSag1 chromosome 5, rAnoSag1.mat, whole genome shotgun sequence genome contains the following:
- the DOK7 gene encoding protein Dok-7, whose product MTDSAVVVEGQLKWRDGKKWKTRWAVLRKPSPVADCLLLLVYKEKYERLKGLKERSSVTLEDICGLEPGLCYEGLNHTLAIICLTQVVMLGFENKETMHAWDVRIRYCLGEVHRFHVVVAPGTKLESGPATLHFCNDILVLVRDNPPTIMGQWKLSDLRRYGAVPNGFVFEGGTRCGFWAGVFFLSCTEGEKISFLFDCIVHGISPMKGSFGLRPVLPDPNANPACMEERVAHEALQLEKRLSLLSHASYHGSGGEDRSLSSSSSDTSRSDTSIGSRLTIWPDQSSASTSQESHGHGIASAKCSHHGEEKSHSEVIRSVTKPPSKLLHSRQLQEIGRQSSSDSGIATGSHSSYSGSFSSYAESLDICHGDEFGSLLSLPLNISSEQNVCTCLRSEQQRSPGLEYQVPSSLRHTYDTPRSLLQVPAKDVQSLCPNSAQSKDQTHQETDDLNLLVPHLETQTTPGYSREKGMQAAFHREITKDSFSDESVDFILQQPPLRQQGQVLDSRSTEGTSVGGVSSSMSEMCCSLPGTSRAVFSSCLICGGLKETSILSSEALPSNPGLKGSYELMIPHTESGPLPDPEEVGAVGYSADPPMSDRLGNEMATYVNIPTSPTSKKQLHYMELELQEPSTSIRGSESTKYAQIDITAMETAHKVGTQHAQFREERLQELEQKKKGSQSSSST is encoded by the exons ATTGCTTACTCTTGTTGGTGTACAAGGAGAAGTATGAGCGACTAAAGGGGTTGAAGGAGCGGAGCAGTGTAACACTGGAAGACATTTGTGGCTTGGAACCTGGACTCTGTTATGAGGGTCTGAACCACACACTTGCCATCATCTGCTTGACTCAAGTTGTGATGCTGGGCTTTGAGAACAAGGAAACTATGCATGCCTGGGATGTACGCATCCGCTACTGCCTTGGTGAAG TTCACAGGTTTCATGTTGTGGTTGCACCAGGAACTAAACTGGAAAGTGGTCCAGCAACTCTTCACTTCTGCAATGATATTCTAGTACTAGTAAGGGACAACCCACCTACTATTATGGGGCAGTGGAAACTCTCAGATCTGCGGCGGTATGGAGCTGTTCCTAACGGATTTGTCTTTGAAGGTGGAACTCGATGTGGCTTCT GGGCTGGAGTTTTTTTCCTGTCTTGCACGGAAGGAGAGAAGATCAGTTTTCTTTTTGACTGCATTGTTCATGGCATCTCTCCAATGAAAGGCTCTTTTGGCCTACGTCCTGTTCTACCAG atcccAATGCAAACCCTGCATGCATGGAAGAGAGAGTGGCCCATGAAGCTTTGCAGTTAGAGAAGCGCCTCAGTCTTCTGTCTCATGCAAGTTACCATGGCAGTGGAG gTGAAGATAGAAGTTTATCAAGTTCATCTTCAGACACAAGCCGTTCTGATACTAGCATTGGAAGCAGGTTGACTATTTGGCCTGACCAGTCTTCAGCCAGTACTTCTCAAGAGAGTCATGGACATGGAATAGCCTCAGCAAAATGCAGTCACCATGGGGAAGAAAAATCCCACTCAGAAGTTATCCGCAGTGTCACCAAGCCACCTTCTAAACTCCTTCACTCTAGACAGCTACAAGAAATAGGCCGCCAAAGTTCTTCTGACAGTGGGATAGCTACTGGGAGTCACTCTTCCTACTCTGGAAGTTTCTCCTCCTATGCTGAGAGCCTGGACATTTGCCATGGGGATGAATTTGGGTCACTGTTGAGCCTGCCACTGAACATTTCTTCAGAGCAGAATGTGTGCACTTGTCTGCGTAGTGAGCAGCAGAGAAGCCCTGGCTTGGAGTACCAGGTTCCCAGCTCCCTCAGGCACACCTATGACACACCCAGGAGTTTGTTGCAGGTACCTGCTAAAGATGTACAAAGTTTATGTCCCAATTCCGCCCAATCAAAGGACCAGACACATCAAGAAACAGATGACCTGAATCTTTTGGTACCACATCTGGAAACACAAACCACTCCTGGATACAGCAGAGAAAAGGGCATGCAGGCAGCCTTTCACAGAGAAATTACAAAAGACTCATTCTCTGATGAAAGCGTGGACTTCATTTTACAGCAGCCACCCCTAAGACAGCAAGGACAGGTGTTAGACTCTAGAAGCACTGAGGGGACTTCGGTTGGTGGGGTCTCCAGCAGCATGAGTGAAATGTGCTGCTCCCTTCCAGGGACATCACGAGCGGTCTTTTCATCTTGCCTAATCTGTGGTGGGCTAAAG gaAACTTCAATTTTGTCATCTGAGGCCTTGCCATCTAACCCAG GACTTAAAGGAAGCTATGAGTTGATGATACCACATACAGAGTCTGGCCCACTACCTGATCCTGAAGAAGTTG GAGCAGTAGGTTATTCAGCAGATCCACCCATGTCCGATCGACTGGGCAATGAGATGGCTACATATGTTAATATTCCTACCAGCCCAACATCAAAGAAACAGCTTCATTACATGGAACTGGAACTCCAGGAACCTAGTACAAGCATAAGAG GGAGTGAATCAACCAAATATGCACAGATTGATATTACAGCAATGGAGACAGCACATAAAGTGGGAACACAACATGCTCAGTTTCGAGAAGAACGCCTACAAGAGCTTGAACAAAAGAAGAAAGGCAGCCAGTCCTCATCTTCGACTTAG